CCGCCTTGCCCGACGCGGCCTTCGCGGGGGTCGCCCTGGCCTCCAGGATGCGGGGGTCGCCGCCCTTCGGGCTCCAGGTGCGGACCGGGCCGGTGTCGACATGGACGTGGCCGGTGTGGGGGTAGAGCGCGTAGCCGCCGCGCTGCAGGGCCGCGGCCTCGTCGGCGAGGCGGCGGGGCGGAACGCCGGGGATGGAAATGTCGGCGGCCTGCCCGCGCAGGTGATAGCTGTTTTCCGCCACGTTCGGGTTGCTGCGCGCCAGCGTGACGTTGGTCAGCGGCGAACGGTAGCCCGAGGTGATGTGGACCGGCGTGTCGGGGCCGGCGCCGCAGCGGTCGCGCAGGTCGGCCAGAAGCTCGACCAGCGTGGGATCGACGGGCACCGTCTCGCCGGTGCGGCGGTCGCGGAACAGGGTGGCGATGCGGTCCAGGGCCTGCGGGTCGTAGCCGTCGGCGCGGCGGTAGGTGACGCTGACCGTCTCGCCGCTGGCGGGATGGTGCAGGACGATCGAGCGGGGGCCGCCGTCCAGCGAGGCCTGGGGACCCGGAGTGGAGGCGCAGCCGGCGAGCGTTCCGCCGGCGAGCAGGCCCAGCAACGATAAGCGCAGAAGATGCCGCATGCGTCTCCCCAGAGTTCTCTCTGCGGTTGCAGGCGGTTTTCATACCATAATTGTCACACGATCCGGCAGTGACAACCGGCCACGGGACGCGAACGGAGGCTTGGCCGTGTCCCCGGCGCATCACTGTCCAAGGGGATAGGTGTCAAGTCAGAGAGGAAGCGCCATGCCTTCGCGGGCGACCAGCGTGCCGGGGCGCCGGGCTTCGGCGGCGGTGGCGATGACGTCCAGGTCGGCGTCGCTGCGCCGGGGGTCGTGGTGGAAGATGA
The window above is part of the Azospirillum sp. TSH58 genome. Proteins encoded here:
- a CDS encoding DUF882 domain-containing protein, with the protein product MRHLLRLSLLGLLAGGTLAGCASTPGPQASLDGGPRSIVLHHPASGETVSVTYRRADGYDPQALDRIATLFRDRRTGETVPVDPTLVELLADLRDRCGAGPDTPVHITSGYRSPLTNVTLARSNPNVAENSYHLRGQAADISIPGVPPRRLADEAAALQRGGYALYPHTGHVHVDTGPVRTWSPKGGDPRILEARATPAKAASGKAVATKPAPAPAAPRTQVAAAEPAPPKRAPGKAAPASAPAKGGDADLARVRMVLASLKEQPEPAAKKKP